A region from the Achromobacter seleniivolatilans genome encodes:
- a CDS encoding cobalamin-binding protein, whose amino-acid sequence MTFPSAFLRIVPGLILALGGTLARAETPISAGIQVQDDKGRTVLLAAPARRAVTLAPHATELVYAAGAGDRLIATIRGSDYPPAARQLPVIGDGTQPDAERVAAVRPDLLIAWQPAAAEPLVRVMDKLQVPVFFSDPLTLDAIPGAVERMGELFGTQAQARPAAQALRARLDALASRYAGRRPVRVFIQAGLDPIYTLNDTSIVSDALRLCGGVNVFGQAPVVAPQVTLESVLAARPEAVLAGVARPEDTRQNLAAWQVLGLPAARQGHVYGVDADALYRPGPRLIDAAESICADLDRLR is encoded by the coding sequence ATGACCTTCCCAAGCGCATTCCTACGTATCGTTCCGGGGCTGATTCTGGCCCTGGGCGGAACGCTTGCCCGGGCAGAGACGCCGATCAGCGCAGGCATTCAGGTTCAGGACGACAAAGGCCGCACGGTCTTGCTGGCCGCGCCCGCCCGGCGCGCCGTCACCCTGGCGCCGCACGCCACCGAGCTCGTCTATGCCGCTGGCGCAGGCGACCGGCTGATCGCCACCATCCGTGGCAGCGACTATCCCCCTGCCGCCCGCCAATTGCCCGTCATCGGCGACGGCACGCAACCCGATGCCGAACGCGTGGCGGCGGTCAGGCCCGATCTGCTGATTGCCTGGCAGCCTGCCGCGGCCGAACCGCTGGTCCGCGTCATGGACAAGTTGCAGGTTCCCGTTTTCTTTAGCGACCCCCTGACGCTCGACGCCATCCCTGGCGCCGTGGAGCGCATGGGCGAGCTGTTTGGCACCCAAGCCCAGGCCCGCCCCGCAGCCCAGGCTCTGCGCGCCCGCCTGGACGCGCTAGCCTCCCGTTATGCCGGCCGCCGGCCCGTACGGGTCTTCATCCAGGCCGGTCTGGACCCCATTTACACCCTGAACGACACCAGCATCGTCAGCGACGCGCTACGCCTGTGCGGCGGGGTCAATGTCTTTGGGCAAGCGCCCGTCGTGGCGCCCCAGGTCACACTGGAAAGCGTGCTGGCCGCCCGTCCCGAAGCGGTGCTGGCGGGCGTAGCCAGGCCAGAAGACACGCGCCAGAATCTGGCTGCGTGGCAGGTGCTTGGGTTGCCCGCCGCCCGCCAGGGCCATGTTTATGGGGTCGATGCCGACGCCTTGTACCGCCCCGGCCCCCGCCTGATCGACGCTGCCGAATCCATCTGCGCCGACCTGGACCGGCTGCGCTGA
- a CDS encoding thiazole synthase, with the protein MTTQDTLTIAGRAYSSRLLVGTGKYKDFEQTRAALDASGTEIVTVAIRRTNIGQNAGEPNLLDYVPMSKFTLLPNTAGCYSADDAVRTLRLARELLDGHDLVKLEVLGDPHTLFPNMPETLKATKTLVDEGFKVMVYCTDDPIQCRMLEDMGAVAIMPLASLIGSGMGILNPWNLRLIIDQARVPVVVDAGVGTASDAAIAMELGCDAVLMNTAIAAARDPILMASAMKKGVESGREAFLAGRMPKKLYSGAPSSPTEGLITGGPAK; encoded by the coding sequence ATGACCACACAAGACACTCTCACCATCGCCGGCCGCGCTTATTCGTCGCGCCTGCTCGTCGGCACCGGCAAGTACAAGGACTTCGAACAGACCCGCGCGGCGCTGGACGCCAGCGGCACCGAGATCGTGACGGTTGCTATCCGCCGCACCAATATCGGGCAAAACGCGGGCGAGCCGAATCTGCTGGACTACGTTCCGATGTCCAAGTTCACCCTGCTGCCCAACACGGCCGGCTGCTACAGCGCCGACGATGCCGTGCGCACCCTGCGTCTGGCGCGCGAGCTGCTGGACGGCCATGATCTGGTGAAACTGGAAGTGCTGGGCGACCCGCACACGCTGTTCCCCAACATGCCCGAAACGCTCAAGGCCACCAAGACGCTGGTCGATGAAGGCTTCAAGGTCATGGTCTATTGCACCGACGATCCCATCCAGTGCCGCATGCTGGAAGACATGGGCGCCGTGGCCATCATGCCGCTGGCGTCTCTGATCGGCTCGGGCATGGGCATTCTGAACCCCTGGAATCTGCGCCTGATCATCGACCAAGCCCGGGTGCCAGTCGTCGTGGATGCGGGCGTGGGTACCGCATCCGACGCCGCCATCGCGATGGAACTGGGCTGCGACGCCGTCCTGATGAACACCGCCATCGCCGCCGCGCGCGATCCGATCCTGATGGCCAGCGCCATGAAAAAGGGCGTGGAGTCCGGCCGCGAGGCCTTCCTGGCCGGCCGCATGCCCAAGAAGCTGTACAGCGGCGCGCCCAGCTCGCCCACTGAAGGCCTGATCACCGGCGGACCCGCCAAATGA
- the thiD gene encoding bifunctional hydroxymethylpyrimidine kinase/phosphomethylpyrimidine kinase has protein sequence MSSREAAKSRPIPHALTIAGVDPSGGAGTLADIKAMSALGAYGCAVIAALTAQNTQGVTGISPVPPAFVALQIDTLFTDVRIDAVKVGMLGQRPVIEVVAEKLAKWAPAHVVLDPVMVAKSGDLLLEKEAVGAMREAMLPQATLLTPNLPEAGVLLEERPVETVKEMRRVAERLRNKMAHSGARWVLVKGGHLPGNETIDLLHDGDRMIELPGHRIETVNTHGTGCTLSAALAALLPQIDDVPEAAKRAKAYLTEAIRHAERLSVGSGHGPVHHFHAWW, from the coding sequence ATGAGCTCCCGCGAAGCGGCCAAAAGCCGTCCCATCCCCCACGCGCTGACCATCGCTGGCGTCGACCCCTCCGGCGGCGCCGGAACCCTGGCCGACATCAAAGCGATGAGCGCCCTGGGCGCCTATGGTTGCGCCGTTATCGCGGCGCTGACTGCCCAGAACACCCAGGGCGTCACCGGTATCTCGCCCGTGCCGCCCGCCTTCGTGGCCCTGCAAATCGACACGCTGTTCACCGACGTGCGCATCGACGCCGTCAAGGTCGGCATGCTGGGCCAGCGGCCCGTGATCGAGGTCGTGGCTGAAAAACTGGCCAAATGGGCCCCCGCCCATGTCGTGCTGGACCCGGTCATGGTGGCAAAAAGCGGCGATTTGCTGCTTGAGAAAGAGGCCGTCGGCGCTATGCGCGAAGCCATGCTGCCCCAGGCCACACTGCTGACGCCGAACCTGCCCGAAGCTGGCGTGCTGCTCGAGGAGCGGCCGGTGGAAACCGTGAAGGAAATGCGCCGCGTGGCCGAACGCCTGCGCAACAAGATGGCGCATTCGGGCGCGCGCTGGGTGCTGGTCAAAGGCGGCCATCTGCCCGGCAATGAAACCATCGACCTGCTGCACGACGGCGACCGCATGATTGAACTGCCTGGGCATCGTATTGAAACGGTCAACACCCATGGCACGGGTTGCACGTTGTCGGCAGCGCTGGCCGCGCTGCTGCCGCAAATCGACGACGTGCCCGAAGCCGCCAAACGGGCCAAGGCTTACCTGACCGAGGCTATCCGCCACGCGGAACGCCTGTCGGTGGGTTCGGGCCACGGCCCGGTCCACCACTTCCACGCTTGGTGGTAG
- a CDS encoding protein-L-isoaspartate O-methyltransferase family protein: MNASTLPDVEQVRFNMVEQQIRPWDVLDANVLQALFDVRREQFVPPALRALAFSDLELPLEINAVNTRQTMLAPKVEARLAQELQLTKADCVLEIGTGSGYQAALLGYLAQQVTSVEIDSRLVTFAQQNLQMNNVTNVKVETGDARNGWGSTEYDAILVTGSVPVVPDALKYQLRVGGRLVVVVGQAPVMTACRITRTTAASFETVNLFETVIKPLRGTTVSQFKF; encoded by the coding sequence ATGAACGCTTCGACCCTGCCCGACGTAGAACAAGTCCGCTTCAACATGGTGGAACAGCAGATCCGCCCGTGGGACGTCCTGGACGCCAACGTGCTGCAAGCGCTGTTCGATGTGCGCCGCGAACAATTCGTTCCGCCGGCACTGCGCGCCCTGGCGTTTTCCGATCTGGAACTGCCTCTGGAAATCAACGCGGTCAATACGCGTCAGACCATGCTCGCGCCCAAGGTGGAAGCCCGCCTGGCGCAAGAACTGCAACTGACGAAGGCTGACTGTGTGCTGGAAATCGGCACCGGCTCGGGCTATCAGGCCGCGCTGCTGGGTTATCTGGCCCAACAGGTTACGTCGGTGGAAATCGACAGCCGTCTGGTGACGTTCGCGCAGCAAAACCTGCAAATGAACAACGTCACCAACGTCAAGGTTGAAACCGGCGACGCCCGCAACGGCTGGGGCTCGACCGAATATGACGCCATTCTGGTGACGGGTTCCGTGCCGGTCGTGCCGGACGCCCTGAAGTACCAACTGCGCGTGGGCGGCCGCTTGGTCGTGGTCGTGGGCCAAGCCCCCGTCATGACGGCCTGTCGCATCACCCGCACCACGGCGGCCAGCTTTGAAACGGTCAACCTGTTCGAAACAGTCATCAAACCGCTGCGTGGCACCACGGTGTCCCAGTTCAAGTTCTAA
- a CDS encoding TolC family outer membrane protein gives MRVRLLTALLVFTSAASVGPSPAVAQNLIQVWQSALGNDPTYAAARANYRAGLEKEPQARSLLLPLITAEAGGAYQETRSTRGAGIAYSGGRGVWDLALTQPLFDWGRWQNYEQSKLIVADVEVQLQQALQDLLLRVADAYFNVLYAQDTLTATEAEKAAVAGQLESAKRNFELGNATVTDTYEAQARYDLVLAQELRLQNDLDVRRDELAKIIGTQPGALAELPYGVQLPAPQPARVNDWSTQAESSSLDVLRAQLLTRIAGREIQIAKSGHYPSLNLRATSGSASDAVMRNAAPGKPIDNTIGVVLSIPLYSGGGVSSQVTEKVQLEQKARHDFETARRQAIQAARQYYSGVTSGLARIQALEAGEKSSRAAVEANRTGYEVGVRINLDVLNAQQQLYATQRDLALARYSTVLSGLRLKATSGILAESDLEAINRLLREPR, from the coding sequence ATGCGCGTCCGATTGCTTACGGCTTTACTGGTTTTTACCTCTGCCGCAAGCGTCGGCCCGTCGCCCGCTGTTGCGCAGAACCTGATCCAGGTCTGGCAATCGGCCCTGGGCAATGACCCGACCTACGCCGCCGCCCGCGCCAACTACCGCGCCGGCCTGGAAAAAGAGCCGCAGGCGCGGTCCCTGCTGCTGCCGCTGATAACCGCGGAAGCCGGCGGCGCCTACCAGGAAACCCGCAGCACCCGTGGCGCCGGCATAGCCTACAGCGGCGGGCGTGGCGTCTGGGATCTGGCACTGACCCAGCCTCTGTTCGATTGGGGCCGCTGGCAGAATTACGAGCAATCCAAGCTGATCGTCGCTGACGTCGAAGTGCAGTTGCAACAGGCCCTGCAAGACTTGCTGCTGCGCGTGGCCGATGCCTACTTCAACGTGCTTTATGCGCAAGACACGCTGACCGCCACGGAAGCCGAGAAGGCCGCCGTCGCCGGGCAACTGGAGTCCGCCAAGCGCAATTTTGAACTGGGCAACGCCACCGTCACCGACACCTATGAAGCGCAGGCGCGCTATGACCTGGTTCTGGCGCAGGAACTGCGTCTGCAAAACGATCTGGATGTGCGCCGCGACGAACTGGCCAAGATCATCGGCACGCAGCCCGGCGCCCTGGCCGAATTGCCCTACGGCGTGCAATTGCCCGCGCCCCAGCCCGCCCGCGTCAATGACTGGAGCACCCAGGCAGAATCGTCCAGCCTGGACGTATTGCGCGCGCAGCTCTTGACCCGCATTGCCGGCCGCGAAATCCAGATCGCCAAGAGCGGCCACTACCCCAGCCTGAACCTGCGGGCCACCAGCGGCAGCGCCAGCGACGCCGTCATGCGCAACGCGGCGCCCGGCAAACCGATCGACAACACGATCGGCGTGGTCCTTTCCATTCCGCTCTATTCTGGCGGCGGCGTATCGTCGCAAGTCACGGAAAAGGTGCAACTGGAACAAAAAGCGCGCCACGATTTTGAAACGGCGCGCCGCCAGGCCATCCAGGCCGCCCGCCAGTACTACAGCGGCGTCACGAGCGGCCTGGCCCGTATCCAGGCGCTAGAGGCCGGCGAGAAATCCAGCCGCGCGGCGGTGGAAGCCAACCGTACAGGGTACGAAGTAGGTGTGCGTATCAATCTGGACGTGCTTAACGCCCAGCAGCAGCTCTACGCCACCCAGCGCGACCTGGCACTGGCGCGCTACAGCACGGTGCTGTCAGGCCTGCGCCTGAAGGCCACCAGCGGCATTCTGGCCGAGTCGGATCTGGAAGCGATCAACCGCTTGCTGCGCGAACCGCGCTGA
- the rfaE2 gene encoding D-glycero-beta-D-manno-heptose 1-phosphate adenylyltransferase, with the protein MSAARFESKVLSRDECVAAIASGRFPRPLVFTNGVFDILHRGHATYLDQAAQLGATLVVAVNTDESVRRLGKGDERPLNRMEDRAALLAALGFVTVVTSFHEDTPEALIGELKPDLIVKGGDYDMEKLPETALVKTWGGRAVAIPFEFERSTTALVKKIQGA; encoded by the coding sequence ATGTCTGCCGCCCGTTTCGAATCCAAGGTCTTATCCCGCGACGAATGCGTCGCCGCTATTGCCAGCGGCCGCTTTCCGCGTCCGCTGGTGTTTACCAATGGCGTCTTCGATATCTTGCATCGGGGGCACGCCACCTATCTGGATCAGGCGGCCCAGCTGGGCGCCACCCTTGTCGTGGCAGTGAATACCGATGAGTCGGTACGCCGTTTGGGCAAGGGCGATGAGCGCCCGTTAAACCGCATGGAAGACCGCGCCGCGCTGTTGGCCGCGCTGGGTTTCGTGACCGTGGTCACGTCTTTCCACGAAGATACGCCCGAAGCTTTGATTGGCGAGCTCAAGCCCGACCTGATCGTCAAGGGCGGCGACTACGACATGGAAAAACTGCCCGAGACCGCGCTGGTCAAAACCTGGGGTGGCCGGGCGGTGGCGATTCCGTTTGAATTCGAGCGTTCGACGACGGCGCTGGTGAAGAAGATTCAGGGCGCCTGA
- a CDS encoding ferritin-like domain-containing protein, with the protein MLYPELFKTMEAVRWNMAHDIPWGDFDRSKLSDEQAQTIKMNAITEWAALPATEMFLRDNRGDSDFCAFMSVWFFEEQKHSLVLIEYLRRFRPDLVPTEEELHNVRFEFDVAPELETLMLHFCGEIRLNHWYRRAAEWHTEPVIKAIYKTVAQDEARHAGAYLQYMRRALHDRGQDTSEQARVAFSKIGVLMASAGRTQQALHPTNLHVNKDLFPNDTVQSRLPEPGWLEHWLDTQIRFDGLWEQKVATRILHILSKLMDRSFETVKDLNRYRKEMTALVVPKEKKIILGDA; encoded by the coding sequence ATGCTTTATCCTGAACTATTCAAGACCATGGAAGCCGTGCGCTGGAATATGGCGCATGACATCCCCTGGGGGGATTTTGATCGCAGCAAGCTCTCGGACGAGCAAGCTCAGACGATCAAAATGAACGCCATTACCGAGTGGGCGGCACTGCCGGCCACCGAGATGTTCCTGCGCGACAATCGTGGAGACAGCGATTTTTGTGCGTTTATGTCGGTGTGGTTCTTTGAAGAACAGAAGCATTCCCTGGTGCTGATTGAATATTTGCGCCGCTTCCGTCCCGACCTGGTGCCCACCGAAGAAGAGCTGCACAACGTGCGCTTTGAATTCGATGTTGCGCCAGAACTGGAAACGCTGATGCTGCATTTCTGCGGCGAAATCCGCTTGAATCACTGGTATCGCCGTGCGGCTGAATGGCATACCGAACCGGTGATCAAGGCCATCTACAAGACAGTTGCCCAAGACGAAGCCCGCCATGCCGGCGCTTACTTGCAATACATGCGTCGCGCGCTGCATGACCGCGGCCAGGACACCAGCGAGCAGGCTCGCGTAGCGTTCTCGAAGATCGGCGTGTTGATGGCCTCGGCTGGCCGCACCCAGCAGGCGTTGCATCCGACCAACCTGCACGTGAACAAGGACTTGTTCCCCAACGACACGGTGCAGTCGCGCCTGCCCGAGCCGGGCTGGCTGGAACATTGGCTGGATACGCAGATCCGCTTTGACGGCTTGTGGGAACAGAAGGTCGCTACCCGCATCCTGCACATCCTGTCCAAGCTGATGGATCGCAGCTTTGAAACCGTGAAGGACCTGAACCGTTACCGCAAGGAAATGACGGCGCTGGTTGTACCCAAGGAAAAGAAGATCATCTTGGGTGATGCCTGA
- the ubiB gene encoding ubiquinone biosynthesis regulatory protein kinase UbiB, whose protein sequence is MFPLLRLLRIILVSLRYGLDELVLSSLNHPLATCLLRVIRLGTRPRQPRGQRLRLALESLGPIFVKFGQVLSTRRDLIPADIANELALLQDRVPPFPSAQAAACIEAALGAPPAKLFAQFDVDPVASASIAQVHFAVLHDGREVAVKVLRPGMLNIIEKDLSLLKIVARIIERLGADGRRLKPREVVAEFDKYLHDELDLVREASNCSQLRRNFGPESGRGDMLIVPEVIWEYTASTVFTMQRMYGMPVGQIERMREAGIDIPTLARTGVEIFFTQVFTDGFFHADMHPGNIYVSDRPGTLGSYIALDFGIVGSLSEFDKNYLAQNFLAFFHRDYRRVAQLHIESGWVPADTREEELEGAVRAVCEPYFDRPLSEISLGQVLLRLFQTSRRFNVEIQPQLVLLQKTLLNVEGLGRQLDPNLDLWKTAKPYLERWMRQRVGFKGLRQSLEKEAVQWSQMLPALPRLVHDHLSRPNVSPALLSEMIHLRRAQEQNNRLVAALVGVVALAIGVAIWALTR, encoded by the coding sequence ATGTTTCCTTTGCTGCGCCTCTTACGCATCATCCTGGTTTCGCTGCGCTATGGCTTGGACGAGCTGGTGTTGTCCAGCCTGAATCATCCGCTGGCCACCTGCCTGCTGCGCGTTATCCGGCTGGGTACGCGGCCGCGCCAGCCGCGCGGTCAGCGCCTGCGGCTGGCTCTGGAATCGCTAGGCCCCATTTTTGTGAAGTTCGGGCAGGTACTGTCCACCCGGCGCGACCTGATTCCCGCTGACATCGCCAACGAGCTGGCGTTGTTGCAAGACCGCGTGCCGCCGTTCCCGTCCGCGCAGGCTGCCGCTTGCATCGAAGCGGCACTGGGCGCGCCGCCGGCCAAGCTGTTCGCGCAATTCGATGTCGACCCGGTTGCATCGGCCTCGATCGCCCAGGTTCACTTTGCGGTGCTGCACGATGGCCGGGAAGTCGCAGTGAAGGTGCTGCGTCCGGGCATGCTGAACATCATCGAAAAAGACTTGTCGCTCTTGAAGATCGTGGCCCGCATCATCGAGCGCCTGGGCGCCGATGGCCGCCGCTTGAAGCCGCGCGAAGTCGTGGCCGAGTTCGACAAGTACTTGCATGACGAACTGGATCTGGTGCGCGAAGCCTCCAATTGCAGCCAGTTGCGCCGCAACTTCGGCCCCGAGTCCGGCCGCGGCGACATGCTGATCGTGCCCGAGGTGATCTGGGAATACACGGCGTCCACCGTGTTCACCATGCAGCGCATGTACGGCATGCCGGTGGGCCAGATCGAGCGTATGCGCGAGGCCGGCATCGATATCCCGACGCTGGCGCGCACGGGGGTCGAGATTTTCTTCACGCAAGTGTTCACCGACGGCTTCTTCCACGCCGATATGCACCCGGGCAACATCTACGTGTCGGACCGCCCTGGCACGCTGGGCAGCTACATCGCCCTGGACTTCGGCATCGTCGGGTCGCTGTCCGAGTTTGATAAGAACTATCTGGCGCAGAATTTCCTGGCCTTCTTCCACCGCGACTACCGCCGCGTGGCGCAGTTGCATATTGAGTCGGGCTGGGTGCCCGCCGACACGCGCGAAGAAGAGCTGGAGGGCGCCGTACGCGCCGTTTGCGAACCGTACTTTGACCGGCCTTTGTCTGAGATTTCGCTGGGGCAGGTGCTGCTGCGCCTGTTCCAGACCTCGCGCCGGTTTAATGTTGAGATCCAGCCGCAGCTGGTGTTGTTACAAAAAACCTTGCTGAACGTTGAAGGATTGGGCCGCCAGCTTGATCCCAACCTGGATCTCTGGAAAACTGCGAAGCCCTATCTGGAACGCTGGATGCGTCAGCGTGTCGGATTCAAGGGCTTGCGTCAAAGCCTGGAAAAAGAAGCCGTGCAGTGGTCTCAAATGCTGCCCGCTTTGCCCAGGCTGGTCCATGACCACCTGAGCCGCCCGAATGTCTCGCCCGCGCTGTTGTCCGAGATGATTCACCTGCGGCGTGCTCAAGAGCAGAACAACCGGCTGGTTGCAGCGCTGGTTGGGGTGGTGGCGCTTGCGATCGGGGTCGCAATATGGGCCCTGACCCGATAG
- a CDS encoding ubiquinone biosynthesis accessory factor UbiJ, producing the protein MLPFSFLPTPSRFAVSALNALLRREDWARERLVRHAGKTVRFALGGFTLGLTIDSEGLASQADPAVVPDVTLTVSPEKLPLPRLGPDAGRDKPDFAEATHISGDAALAQVVADLSKQLRWDPEDALARVVGDIAALRIVGGARAAADGARTVSKRLAGNVSEYLAEESGVLAGRPALEQWRLDLAELNERADALARSAAALQSRLATASAKRGA; encoded by the coding sequence ATGCTGCCTTTTTCGTTTCTGCCCACTCCCTCGCGATTCGCTGTCAGTGCGCTCAACGCTTTGTTGCGGCGCGAGGACTGGGCGCGCGAGCGTCTGGTCCGGCATGCCGGCAAGACCGTGCGTTTTGCCCTGGGGGGATTCACGCTGGGCCTGACGATCGACAGTGAAGGGCTGGCGTCTCAGGCTGACCCGGCCGTGGTGCCCGATGTGACTCTGACGGTATCCCCTGAAAAGCTGCCATTGCCTCGCCTTGGTCCTGATGCGGGCCGCGACAAGCCTGACTTTGCTGAAGCCACGCATATCTCTGGCGATGCCGCTCTGGCTCAGGTGGTGGCGGATCTATCCAAGCAGTTGCGCTGGGACCCCGAGGACGCCCTGGCGCGAGTCGTAGGCGATATCGCCGCGCTGCGCATTGTGGGCGGGGCCCGTGCGGCAGCGGACGGCGCGCGAACCGTCAGCAAACGCCTGGCCGGGAACGTGTCTGAATATCTGGCCGAAGAAAGCGGTGTGCTGGCCGGACGTCCGGCGTTGGAACAATGGCGTCTGGATCTGGCCGAGCTGAATGAGCGCGCCGACGCGCTGGCCCGTTCAGCCGCCGCCCTGCAATCTCGTCTGGCAACTGCCAGCGCAAAGCGGGGCGCCTGA
- a CDS encoding Tim44 domain-containing protein: MTKFCLSRFVAAALIAVSGAALVTASFDAEARRAGGGSSAGRQSSNVTQQRQATTPPAAANNTAGATAAPAAAGAATAGAAGAAAKSGASRWLGPIAGIAAGLGIAALLSSMGLSGAFAEMLGSALLIGLVIFAVLFIVRRLRGASAPRTATQGAFGGANNAPGQQQQPMWRETLNPAAAAPAAAAAPVAAAPVAPPAVLPKAGEDNNWFVPGDFDTPNFLKQAKDQFVRIQAVWDSGSTDGLRDFLTDDLITELKPQLAERGAAPNKTEVVLLNAEMLGIETVSDGHLASVRFSGMLRETPGAEAFRFEEVWNLFKPANGGWLLAGIQQIPVDLAS, encoded by the coding sequence ATGACCAAATTCTGTCTTTCGCGGTTTGTCGCCGCGGCGCTTATCGCCGTTTCCGGCGCGGCGTTGGTAACGGCGTCGTTTGACGCTGAAGCCCGTCGTGCAGGTGGCGGTTCCAGCGCCGGCCGTCAATCTTCCAACGTGACCCAGCAGCGTCAGGCTACTACGCCTCCCGCCGCCGCTAACAATACCGCTGGCGCCACCGCCGCTCCGGCAGCTGCCGGCGCTGCAACGGCGGGTGCCGCAGGCGCCGCCGCCAAGAGCGGTGCTTCGCGCTGGCTCGGCCCCATCGCCGGCATTGCCGCTGGCCTGGGTATCGCTGCCTTGCTCTCCAGCATGGGCCTGTCGGGCGCATTTGCTGAAATGCTGGGTTCCGCCCTGTTGATCGGCCTGGTCATCTTTGCCGTCTTGTTCATCGTCCGCCGTCTGCGCGGCGCTTCTGCCCCCCGTACCGCCACGCAAGGCGCGTTCGGTGGCGCAAACAATGCGCCGGGCCAGCAACAGCAGCCCATGTGGCGTGAGACGCTGAATCCGGCAGCCGCCGCGCCTGCCGCAGCCGCTGCACCGGTCGCCGCAGCGCCCGTCGCTCCGCCCGCCGTGCTGCCCAAGGCTGGTGAAGACAACAACTGGTTCGTGCCGGGCGACTTTGATACGCCTAACTTCCTGAAGCAGGCCAAGGATCAGTTCGTCCGCATCCAGGCCGTGTGGGACAGCGGCAGCACCGACGGTCTGCGCGATTTCCTGACCGACGACCTGATCACTGAACTCAAGCCGCAATTGGCCGAGCGTGGCGCGGCCCCTAACAAGACCGAAGTCGTCTTGCTGAACGCCGAAATGCTGGGCATCGAGACCGTGTCCGACGGCCACCTGGCCAGCGTGCGCTTCTCCGGCATGTTGCGTGAGACCCCGGGCGCCGAGGCTTTCCGCTTCGAAGAAGTCTGGAATCTGTTCAAGCCTGCCAACGGCGGCTGGTTGCTCGCCGGCATCCAGCAGATCCCGGTGGATCTCGCCAGCTAA